In Fibrobacter sp. UWB15, the following proteins share a genomic window:
- a CDS encoding 16S rRNA (uracil(1498)-N(3))-methyltransferase: protein MKTPDSRFYCPLITAGTITLDENESSHAVRVCRACVGDVLQLSDGVGHYADALIEVADAKACVVRVDTVIESERARPKVSLGIACLKDDALEEVVFHAAQTEIDKIIFLRTDFSQEPKNSDLKKTVRRAELKSLVSLKQSKKAWMTAIEGPVEFDKWLASYQGDLILCDIDGERQLNLSGDGSGANGNDAPITLLVGPEGGFSPREIEAIKTFQNGKVHLLNLGNTRLRARTAAIIALGKIL from the coding sequence ATGAAGACACCTGACAGCCGCTTTTATTGCCCGCTGATTACAGCCGGCACCATTACCCTTGACGAAAACGAAAGCAGCCACGCCGTGCGCGTGTGCAGGGCGTGCGTGGGCGATGTCTTGCAGCTGTCCGATGGCGTGGGGCATTACGCGGATGCTCTCATCGAGGTGGCCGACGCCAAGGCTTGCGTTGTCCGGGTGGATACGGTGATTGAATCGGAGAGAGCGCGGCCCAAGGTGTCGCTTGGAATCGCATGCCTCAAGGACGACGCCTTGGAAGAGGTTGTTTTTCATGCCGCGCAGACCGAAATCGACAAGATTATCTTTTTGCGCACGGACTTTTCGCAAGAGCCCAAGAATTCCGACCTTAAGAAGACAGTGCGCCGCGCGGAACTCAAGAGCCTCGTGAGCCTCAAGCAATCCAAAAAGGCCTGGATGACCGCAATCGAAGGCCCCGTCGAATTCGACAAGTGGCTCGCAAGCTACCAGGGCGACTTGATTCTCTGCGACATCGACGGAGAACGCCAACTGAACTTGAGTGGCGACGGCTCGGGCGCAAATGGGAATGATGCGCCCATCACCTTACTCGTCGGCCCCGAAGGCGGATTCTCGCCGCGCGAAATAGAAGCCATAAAGACCTTCCAGAACGGGAAGGTCCACTTGCTGAACTTGGGCAATACGCGCTTGCGTGCGCGCACTGCTGCAATTATCGCACTCGGAAAAATTCTTTAG
- a CDS encoding HAD-IIA family hydrolase, giving the protein MPKHAPVKAVVFDLDGTLYLSGRPYPKAVKTVCRVAKQVPVYYLSNNTSKSPVFYENRLKVMGLPLADDAIISALYLSLDAIHEEGIKNVFFFANPEVTEWFAAQDPTLNLHPDVADTELVLIAYHNSFDYRELCELSFRVQRKIPFWVTHTDFVCPDANGPVPDIGSFMALLKTAYGVEPERSFGKPNPAMLSGLLKKYKPEEILFVGDRLYTDFELAKRSGCRFVLPLCGETKQQDLDKLTIKPEFVVDMVSDIDFDSFFKGEI; this is encoded by the coding sequence ATGCCGAAGCATGCTCCCGTAAAAGCAGTCGTATTCGATCTCGATGGTACCTTGTACCTGAGTGGCCGCCCTTACCCCAAAGCGGTAAAGACTGTCTGTCGCGTGGCAAAGCAAGTGCCGGTCTACTACTTGAGCAACAATACCAGCAAGTCGCCGGTCTTCTACGAAAACCGCCTCAAGGTCATGGGCCTCCCGCTTGCCGATGATGCAATCATCTCGGCTTTGTACCTTTCGCTCGACGCCATTCACGAAGAAGGCATCAAGAACGTATTCTTCTTTGCAAACCCCGAAGTCACGGAATGGTTTGCCGCGCAAGACCCCACGCTGAACCTGCACCCCGATGTCGCCGACACCGAACTCGTGCTCATCGCTTACCATAACAGTTTCGACTACCGCGAACTTTGCGAACTCTCGTTCCGCGTGCAACGCAAGATTCCGTTCTGGGTCACACATACCGACTTTGTCTGCCCCGATGCAAACGGCCCCGTGCCCGATATCGGAAGCTTCATGGCACTCCTCAAGACCGCTTACGGCGTAGAACCGGAACGCAGCTTCGGTAAGCCGAACCCCGCCATGCTCTCGGGACTTTTAAAGAAGTACAAACCCGAAGAAATCCTGTTCGTAGGCGACCGACTGTATACCGACTTTGAACTTGCCAAGCGTAGCGGCTGCCGATTCGTGCTCCCGCTCTGTGGCGAAACCAAACAGCAAGATTTGGACAAGCTGACCATCAAGCCCGAATTCGTGGTCGACATGGTGAGCGATATCGATTTTGATTCATTCTTCAAGGGTGAAATCTGA
- a CDS encoding FISUMP domain-containing protein yields the protein MEMFGIKFNHLVAATAVLALCCGASFAAGPKKMGMHKMTKVSVKKTNLVHKDKAAKLEQPEQNLSEEELFALALESKNISKDGNTLTDTRDGKTYKVEIRGDKAWMKNNLSYSLSTPKQCLLEDEGNCKKFGRFYSHKEASKACPNGWHLPNDGEWRDYQKDQSKLDWNNLGKGGCKDWDGYCEGDNTGHYWSASKVKKNTARSWEFRSMAHSINRTDESLSKGLYVRCVADLR from the coding sequence ATGGAAATGTTTGGAATCAAGTTCAATCATCTGGTCGCTGCAACTGCAGTTCTCGCCCTTTGCTGCGGCGCAAGCTTTGCTGCCGGTCCCAAGAAGATGGGCATGCACAAGATGACGAAGGTGTCTGTCAAGAAGACGAACCTGGTCCACAAAGACAAGGCCGCCAAGCTTGAACAGCCCGAGCAGAATTTGAGCGAAGAAGAACTTTTTGCGCTTGCCCTTGAAAGCAAGAACATTTCCAAGGACGGCAACACGCTTACCGACACCCGCGACGGCAAGACCTACAAAGTTGAAATTCGTGGCGACAAGGCATGGATGAAGAACAATCTCTCCTACAGCCTTTCTACCCCCAAGCAGTGCCTGCTCGAAGACGAAGGCAACTGCAAGAAATTCGGACGTTTCTACAGCCATAAGGAAGCCTCCAAGGCATGCCCCAACGGCTGGCACCTCCCCAACGACGGCGAATGGCGCGACTACCAGAAAGATCAGTCCAAGCTCGACTGGAACAACCTGGGCAAGGGCGGCTGCAAGGACTGGGACGGCTACTGCGAAGGCGATAACACCGGTCACTACTGGTCTGCCTCCAAGGTGAAAAAGAACACCGCCCGTTCCTGGGAATTCCGCAGCATGGCCCACAGCATCAACCGCACCGACGAAAGCCTCTCCAAAGGTCTCTACGTGCGCTGCGTGGCCGACCTCCGATAA
- a CDS encoding phosphatase PAP2 family protein, whose product MKFFKRSSIVGILFLMVFAQASEVERPTYELNFETDLPVTLAAGGMFGIGMFLYSRMDTPETLKDKGDLLPWDKPLAGRYSETADKASDIGSVLAIAPLVVGGIAWHDGSSTGKEFATFTVMFVQAIGIGNGINVAMRSLEIWPRPYMYAESGEGREKAESAKSEAYRSFFSGHATAAFTVATFTDQWFRTAYPNSPYKGIMRASAYSLATLESVLRIAAGKHYFTDVLVGALVGTGVSFGILEMHKNRDEKYSFWVGPNVAGITLRF is encoded by the coding sequence ATGAAATTTTTCAAAAGGTCATCGATTGTAGGTATTCTGTTCCTGATGGTTTTTGCGCAAGCTTCTGAAGTGGAACGCCCTACATACGAGCTGAACTTTGAAACAGATCTCCCGGTCACATTGGCCGCGGGCGGCATGTTCGGGATTGGCATGTTCCTTTATTCCCGCATGGATACCCCCGAAACGCTAAAAGACAAAGGCGACCTTTTGCCCTGGGACAAGCCCCTGGCCGGTCGCTACAGCGAAACTGCCGACAAGGCAAGCGACATCGGGTCCGTTTTAGCCATTGCCCCGCTGGTGGTCGGCGGCATCGCCTGGCACGACGGAAGTTCCACCGGGAAAGAATTCGCCACCTTTACCGTGATGTTTGTGCAGGCCATTGGCATAGGAAACGGAATCAACGTGGCCATGCGCTCGCTTGAAATCTGGCCACGCCCCTACATGTATGCCGAATCGGGCGAAGGGCGTGAAAAGGCCGAAAGCGCCAAATCGGAAGCCTACAGGTCGTTCTTTTCGGGGCATGCGACCGCCGCTTTTACAGTCGCCACCTTTACCGACCAATGGTTCAGGACTGCCTACCCGAACTCCCCCTACAAAGGAATCATGAGGGCTAGCGCCTATTCGCTCGCCACCCTCGAAAGCGTGCTCCGCATCGCTGCAGGTAAACATTACTTTACGGATGTGTTGGTCGGAGCGCTTGTCGGCACCGGCGTAAGCTTCGGAATTCTGGAAATGCACAAAAATCGGGACGAAAAGTACTCATTTTGGGTAGGGCCAAATGTTGCCGGCATCACACTCCGATTTTGA
- a CDS encoding metalloregulator ArsR/SmtB family transcription factor, whose product MADSLNTREPIVPSMDLFGAISDEMRLKILLLLDQAEFTVNEIKDILDIHQSNASRHLAKLSACNLLKDRRDGIKAYYRLSEELYLSTRMLSMIRDAYEELPDKDILKCRAAQVLEDRTDKTKGQIHKLDQAGGSLKAQISLFSQLMNPFENAVDVGCGEGGDLTLMLCNRCKHVTALDCDPKVISGLQKILKQKNIQNVSPKVADMVKTGLPDNFADLVLMSQVLHHATDPRLALKEAVRILKRGGTLALLDLAQHKEESFRTTHGHIWLGFDRSQLEFFVKEFNCEVISSEIIPSENEVDKKLPVICMILKKK is encoded by the coding sequence GTGGCAGATTCTTTAAATACTCGCGAACCGATTGTACCCAGCATGGACCTTTTCGGAGCCATTTCCGACGAAATGCGCCTCAAAATCCTGTTGCTTCTGGACCAGGCGGAATTCACCGTCAACGAAATCAAGGATATCCTGGATATTCATCAGAGTAACGCGAGCCGCCACCTGGCAAAGCTTTCTGCCTGCAATTTGCTCAAGGACCGCCGCGACGGCATCAAGGCCTATTACCGCCTGAGCGAAGAACTTTACCTGAGCACCCGCATGCTTTCGATGATTCGCGATGCCTACGAAGAACTCCCGGACAAGGACATTCTCAAGTGCCGTGCTGCCCAGGTGCTCGAAGACCGCACCGACAAGACCAAGGGGCAAATCCACAAGTTGGATCAGGCAGGCGGTAGCCTCAAGGCGCAAATCAGCTTGTTCAGCCAGCTCATGAATCCCTTCGAAAATGCTGTCGATGTGGGCTGTGGCGAAGGCGGCGACCTCACGCTCATGCTTTGCAACCGCTGCAAGCATGTGACTGCCCTTGACTGTGACCCGAAAGTGATTAGCGGACTCCAGAAGATTTTAAAGCAGAAGAATATCCAGAACGTGTCGCCCAAGGTGGCCGATATGGTCAAGACAGGCCTTCCGGATAACTTTGCCGACCTCGTTCTCATGAGCCAGGTGCTTCATCATGCAACAGACCCGCGCCTCGCCCTCAAGGAGGCTGTCCGTATCCTCAAGCGCGGCGGAACGCTTGCCCTGCTTGACTTGGCGCAGCACAAAGAAGAATCTTTCCGCACCACGCACGGTCACATTTGGCTTGGCTTTGACCGCAGCCAGCTCGAATTCTTTGTCAAGGAATTCAACTGCGAGGTCATCTCCAGCGAAATCATCCCGAGCGAAAACGAAGTCGACAAAAAGTTGCCCGTCATCTGCATGATTCTGAAAAAGAAATAA
- a CDS encoding YfhO family protein, whose amino-acid sequence MNFLNKKPAFFLAVSAIFLGILLIVFRDFAFDSNQLMLNSDQLNGIGSRILRAESAVLTEWDDSRLGGVPTIDALFADAYHPLVWVQFLMDPARAVGFKFILTLWVAFMSAMALAWNLTGNRWWAGLLGMLYAFSPEFFTYLYGGHDGKMMVFAIAPLALLAIRKVVRSGSIPYMIVLALSVAWMILGSHLQLTYLFLWGAGLYTLYEVAFHCDALKTRGKRLGLAAVGLGFGLALSCFQIVPPYMYTTTQSVRGDDSHTNYGHAVSWSLHQEEMAQILLPGFVGVDVYEQNEKTGDLEGSSFVSFSMDEYRKLQGGSPFYWGHNAFKLDHNNAGALLTFLGFLCLFLPGKRRYAAFWGLGAVIALSYGMGDHSPLFKLWYNVLPGVKNFRAPGMALFWLPLLLVMMAGPVLKALSAEGKTPEEAAEAEDNRRALLHGSAMYGVLLVLALIARFAWTTFIGPVGLVVMILYAALCLGVMSLDDQKKKFTVANLTEAFQKGLPGTPRALQACIFIGFAYLGVMLMSGQKLLEDPITAPYFKPLNEIVMNATAGKAVPGFVLVLVIVAVTLFVAKWKAPVAHKAGVLALAAGIELFFIDGAFIQNVPAGEYLQPTNPVVAAIKAPYKADSLNTPRVLSLSRNKALSGNIFPQYHLRNADGIHDNELASYRAFRGGQQDANYLMNINDPTAVHPFLDLMNVGAIIFDSRQGTTYMPIPTAMGEAYLYGEAVVMDDDAAIKTLQTQAAIREQKTAEPVAESVADSAAATADSAAADSASAVAAKPAAPEFGDVPGKFFYREKVILSEMPEFDGKGSVASKGPIQGSAKLVASPKMDTQVFNVNADREGFMVVAGNYHPYWKAYVNGKETKVYKAFGTLRAVQIPAGNSEVRMEYRSAPFHKTILVSVIAAVLLIALGAVTAVRCKK is encoded by the coding sequence ATGAATTTCCTAAACAAGAAGCCCGCATTTTTTTTGGCGGTTTCCGCCATTTTCCTTGGAATTTTGCTGATCGTGTTCCGCGATTTCGCCTTCGACTCGAACCAGCTCATGCTCAACAGCGACCAGCTGAACGGTATCGGTAGCCGCATTCTGCGTGCCGAAAGTGCCGTGCTCACGGAATGGGACGATTCCCGCCTGGGAGGCGTGCCGACGATCGACGCCTTGTTCGCCGACGCTTACCATCCGCTGGTGTGGGTGCAGTTCCTGATGGACCCGGCCCGCGCCGTGGGCTTCAAGTTTATCTTGACCTTGTGGGTGGCCTTTATGAGTGCCATGGCTCTCGCCTGGAACCTGACGGGGAACCGCTGGTGGGCAGGGCTCCTCGGCATGCTTTACGCTTTTTCGCCGGAATTCTTTACCTACCTGTACGGTGGCCACGACGGCAAGATGATGGTCTTTGCGATTGCGCCTCTTGCCTTGCTTGCTATTCGCAAGGTGGTACGCTCGGGTAGTATTCCTTACATGATTGTGCTTGCGCTCTCGGTCGCCTGGATGATTTTGGGTTCGCACCTGCAACTTACGTACTTGTTCCTGTGGGGTGCCGGCCTTTATACGCTTTACGAAGTCGCCTTCCATTGCGATGCCCTAAAGACTCGCGGCAAGCGCCTTGGCCTTGCTGCAGTGGGCCTCGGCTTTGGCCTTGCGCTTTCTTGCTTCCAGATTGTGCCACCTTACATGTACACGACCACGCAGTCAGTGCGCGGTGACGATAGCCACACCAATTACGGCCACGCCGTGAGTTGGTCCTTGCACCAAGAAGAAATGGCGCAGATTCTGTTGCCGGGCTTTGTGGGTGTAGACGTTTACGAACAGAACGAAAAGACGGGTGACCTCGAAGGTTCCTCTTTCGTGAGTTTCTCGATGGACGAATACCGCAAGTTGCAAGGTGGTTCGCCGTTCTATTGGGGCCACAATGCGTTCAAGTTGGATCACAACAATGCGGGCGCGCTCCTTACCTTCCTCGGATTCCTTTGCCTGTTCTTGCCGGGTAAGCGTCGCTATGCGGCATTTTGGGGCCTAGGCGCAGTCATCGCCTTGAGCTACGGCATGGGCGATCATTCTCCGCTGTTCAAGTTGTGGTACAATGTGCTTCCCGGTGTCAAGAACTTCCGCGCTCCGGGCATGGCGCTGTTCTGGTTGCCGCTCTTGCTGGTGATGATGGCGGGCCCGGTTTTGAAGGCTCTCTCGGCCGAGGGCAAGACTCCTGAAGAAGCCGCCGAAGCCGAAGATAACCGGCGCGCCTTGTTGCATGGTTCTGCCATGTATGGCGTGCTCCTGGTGCTTGCCTTGATTGCACGTTTTGCCTGGACGACCTTTATTGGCCCTGTTGGCTTGGTGGTGATGATTCTTTATGCCGCCCTTTGCCTTGGCGTGATGAGCCTCGATGACCAGAAGAAAAAGTTCACGGTCGCAAACTTGACCGAGGCTTTCCAGAAGGGCCTTCCGGGAACTCCGCGTGCACTGCAGGCATGCATCTTTATTGGCTTTGCGTACCTCGGTGTGATGCTCATGAGCGGCCAGAAACTTTTGGAAGACCCGATTACGGCTCCTTACTTTAAGCCGCTGAACGAAATCGTGATGAATGCGACTGCCGGCAAGGCTGTCCCTGGCTTTGTGCTGGTGCTGGTGATTGTCGCGGTGACGCTCTTTGTAGCAAAGTGGAAGGCTCCGGTGGCTCACAAGGCGGGCGTTCTTGCGCTTGCCGCAGGTATCGAACTTTTCTTTATCGATGGAGCGTTCATCCAGAATGTTCCGGCAGGTGAATATTTGCAGCCGACTAATCCGGTGGTTGCCGCTATCAAGGCTCCGTACAAGGCTGATTCGCTGAATACGCCGCGAGTGCTTTCGCTTTCCCGCAACAAGGCCTTGAGCGGAAACATTTTCCCGCAGTATCATTTGCGCAATGCCGACGGCATTCACGATAACGAACTGGCGAGCTACCGCGCTTTCCGCGGCGGTCAGCAGGATGCGAATTACCTGATGAATATCAATGACCCGACGGCTGTGCACCCGTTCCTCGACTTGATGAACGTGGGCGCCATCATCTTCGATAGCCGTCAGGGAACGACCTACATGCCGATTCCGACGGCGATGGGCGAGGCCTACCTCTACGGCGAAGCCGTCGTGATGGATGACGATGCCGCGATTAAAACGCTCCAGACGCAGGCCGCCATTCGTGAACAGAAAACCGCCGAACCGGTGGCAGAATCCGTTGCTGACTCTGCCGCTGCGACCGCCGATAGCGCAGCCGCTGATTCCGCAAGCGCTGTGGCTGCAAAACCTGCCGCTCCTGAATTTGGAGATGTCCCGGGCAAGTTCTTCTACCGCGAAAAAGTTATTTTGTCTGAAATGCCGGAATTCGACGGCAAGGGCAGCGTGGCATCAAAGGGTCCGATTCAGGGTTCTGCAAAGCTTGTCGCAAGCCCCAAGATGGATACTCAGGTGTTCAACGTGAATGCTGACCGTGAAGGTTTCATGGTCGTCGCCGGCAACTATCACCCGTACTGGAAGGCTTATGTGAACGGCAAAGAAACTAAAGTCTACAAGGCGTTTGGAACTTTGCGCGCCGTGCAGATTCCGGCCGGCAATTCCGAAGTCCGCATGGAATACCGCAGCGCTCCGTTCCACAAGACGATTCTTGTGAGCGTGATTGCCGCCGTGTTGCTGATTGCCCTCGGCGCAGTCACCGCCGTGCGTTGCAAAAAGTAA
- a CDS encoding lipopolysaccharide assembly protein LapB produces MNIRFSAIALACLVGLSFSADPRMEQGARFEAKGDFEMALGEYRAVLAENPRDAAAYYAAAQVRMKMKDYSGALANFRLAYKFEPTMSAAYEGAAKVYEALGQKAKADAERAKDPKNNPVVEEPIEAASVAEPAPEPVKAAEPAKVAEPKPEPKPVEVAKPEPVKASAPAVAEPVKTEPAKAEASNDPFEKGKALYAEGKYKEAAPMWREVLRKQPGHAGAYFYAGLTRYQLGEMDKAEFNLKKGLEYKEEGNDANYFLALIAKNNKKQDQELKFLAAYMKKAAPSAKYRAAAEARIAEIKAEKEAKNQPAAAPATESVAKADVKAESKPVEPAPAKVVEEAPVAEPKVADIADAPSGAPTLANANLLYSAGSIESAVKMYKALLETEQQPEERYFTMLQLGNAYRELRDFHSAVVRYREVVQQFPDSDWATEAERALEDAVWLEKHASELPRRTR; encoded by the coding sequence ATGAATATCCGATTTTCTGCGATTGCATTGGCATGTTTGGTGGGGCTGTCGTTCAGTGCGGACCCGCGAATGGAACAGGGCGCCCGTTTTGAGGCGAAAGGCGACTTTGAAATGGCGCTTGGTGAATACCGTGCTGTTCTGGCCGAAAACCCGAGAGATGCCGCCGCTTATTATGCCGCCGCGCAAGTTCGCATGAAAATGAAGGATTACAGCGGGGCACTTGCAAACTTCCGCCTTGCCTACAAGTTTGAACCGACCATGAGTGCCGCCTACGAAGGTGCTGCCAAGGTATATGAGGCTCTCGGTCAAAAGGCGAAAGCAGATGCCGAACGTGCCAAGGATCCGAAAAACAATCCTGTGGTAGAAGAACCGATTGAAGCGGCTTCTGTTGCTGAGCCCGCTCCGGAGCCTGTGAAGGCTGCTGAACCTGCCAAGGTCGCCGAACCCAAGCCGGAACCGAAGCCTGTGGAAGTGGCTAAGCCGGAACCTGTAAAGGCTAGCGCTCCTGCTGTTGCAGAACCTGTAAAGACTGAACCTGCCAAGGCTGAAGCCTCGAATGACCCGTTTGAAAAGGGCAAGGCTCTCTATGCCGAGGGCAAGTACAAGGAAGCCGCTCCCATGTGGCGCGAAGTCTTGCGCAAGCAGCCTGGGCACGCCGGTGCGTATTTTTATGCGGGCCTTACCCGTTACCAGCTCGGCGAAATGGACAAGGCTGAATTCAATTTGAAGAAGGGCCTTGAATACAAGGAAGAAGGCAACGACGCCAATTATTTTCTCGCCTTGATTGCAAAGAACAACAAGAAGCAGGATCAGGAACTCAAGTTCCTGGCTGCCTACATGAAGAAGGCCGCTCCTAGCGCCAAGTACCGCGCCGCTGCCGAAGCGCGCATTGCCGAAATCAAGGCCGAAAAGGAAGCGAAAAATCAGCCTGCCGCTGCTCCGGCAACTGAATCGGTGGCTAAGGCCGATGTGAAGGCAGAATCGAAACCGGTCGAACCCGCTCCGGCAAAGGTAGTGGAAGAAGCTCCGGTTGCAGAACCGAAGGTGGCCGACATTGCCGACGCTCCGTCGGGTGCGCCGACGCTTGCCAATGCAAACTTGCTCTACAGTGCCGGTAGCATTGAATCGGCGGTCAAGATGTACAAGGCTTTGCTCGAAACCGAACAGCAGCCCGAAGAACGCTACTTCACCATGTTGCAGCTGGGTAATGCTTACCGCGAACTCCGCGATTTCCACAGCGCCGTGGTGCGTTACCGCGAAGTCGTGCAGCAGTTCCCAGATTCTGACTGGGCGACCGAAGCCGAACGTGCGCTGGAAGATGCCGTGTGGCTTGAAAAGCACGCCTCGGAACTCCCGCGTAGAACGAGATAG
- a CDS encoding family 16 glycosylhydrolase: MKNLFVISSIVALSASFVFADPPANFSGWEKVFEDNFDGTSLDKKKWNPTYNWGPTHNHRAYCAEENVIVSDGTLKLKGEKKVHPNANGKKAKFNDKEIPVDYTSGAIDTKGHFEVKYGYIEGRFKAPSQKGTWPAFWTLQDGWPPEIDILEIPASRKQHHYYLHYTDPSWYNSHGSAWDHEASFGGHKDDDVDRSAGFHNYGVEWDESTLSFYFDDKKFASYNRPTEIKQLSAQYIIVNLAIGGWAGDDIAITADKPAYFEADWVRVWQAKPAKPDTVRIFSMNFGTCMVRTAEDKLALGDCNSDAAVVTITPLSSTTYRFGFGDLSIDTPNESTEAGITMGLYKWNGGGHQKVVMEKQSGYEGSVVRMKMQHSSLYLRATTDGERVVQSWADDWEWNQMWRLLGKDDVVPSKDTTKKDTSASDSGKTAIPYLGNYASVYGTSVHYADGQLFVEPASAFKNGATVRILDLQGREVMRKRAEHSAVLNVESLAPGMYHVVVQSKTRTDIRRFKK, from the coding sequence ATGAAAAATCTTTTTGTTATATCAAGCATTGTGGCGTTGTCGGCCTCTTTTGTGTTCGCCGACCCGCCGGCGAATTTTAGCGGCTGGGAAAAAGTATTCGAAGATAACTTCGACGGCACCAGCCTCGACAAGAAAAAGTGGAACCCTACGTACAACTGGGGCCCGACGCATAACCACCGCGCCTACTGCGCCGAAGAGAACGTAATCGTCTCTGACGGTACACTCAAGCTTAAAGGCGAAAAGAAAGTCCACCCGAATGCCAACGGGAAAAAGGCGAAGTTTAACGACAAGGAAATTCCGGTAGACTACACGAGTGGAGCTATTGATACCAAGGGTCACTTCGAAGTCAAGTACGGTTACATTGAAGGCCGTTTTAAGGCCCCGTCGCAAAAGGGAACGTGGCCTGCCTTCTGGACTTTGCAAGACGGCTGGCCTCCGGAAATTGATATTTTGGAAATTCCTGCTTCGCGCAAGCAACACCATTACTACTTGCATTACACGGATCCGAGCTGGTACAATAGTCACGGCTCGGCGTGGGATCATGAAGCGTCTTTCGGCGGCCACAAGGACGACGACGTGGATCGTTCCGCAGGTTTCCACAATTATGGTGTGGAGTGGGATGAATCTACTTTAAGCTTCTACTTTGACGATAAGAAATTTGCGAGCTACAATCGCCCGACCGAAATCAAGCAACTCTCGGCGCAGTACATTATCGTGAACTTGGCGATTGGCGGCTGGGCTGGCGACGACATCGCCATTACGGCTGACAAACCTGCTTATTTCGAAGCGGACTGGGTGCGCGTGTGGCAGGCCAAACCTGCAAAGCCCGATACGGTTCGCATTTTCTCGATGAACTTTGGAACTTGCATGGTTAGAACCGCTGAAGACAAGCTTGCTCTCGGCGATTGCAATTCCGATGCTGCCGTCGTCACGATTACTCCGCTTTCTTCGACAACTTACCGGTTCGGCTTCGGTGACTTGTCCATTGATACTCCGAATGAATCTACCGAAGCGGGTATTACCATGGGCCTGTACAAGTGGAATGGTGGCGGACATCAGAAGGTTGTCATGGAGAAACAGTCCGGCTACGAAGGCTCCGTGGTGCGCATGAAGATGCAACACAGCAGCTTGTACTTGCGTGCAACTACAGACGGCGAGCGCGTGGTGCAGAGCTGGGCCGATGACTGGGAATGGAACCAGATGTGGCGTTTGCTTGGCAAGGACGATGTTGTTCCTTCGAAGGATACGACGAAGAAAGATACGTCTGCCTCGGATTCAGGCAAGACCGCAATTCCGTACCTAGGCAACTATGCCAGCGTGTACGGGACATCGGTCCATTACGCTGACGGCCAGTTGTTTGTCGAACCGGCAAGTGCGTTTAAGAATGGCGCGACTGTTCGCATTCTGGATTTGCAGGGCCGTGAAGTCATGCGTAAACGTGCGGAACATTCAGCGGTTCTCAATGTAGAGTCGCTTGCTCCAGGAATGTACCACGTAGTGGTACAAAGTAAAACCCGCACGGATATCCGGCGGTTCAAGAAATAA